In Quercus robur chromosome 10, dhQueRobu3.1, whole genome shotgun sequence, a genomic segment contains:
- the LOC126702408 gene encoding uncharacterized protein LOC126702408 translates to MSKRKTIDAFFKKKDVSNSEIRTPVAVETNVNTSMPDEHTSKCPKLQSEEIDRDPGTRKQICEFPINKQDEIRRAYLIEGPYQPENIVFPYNDDTHRRRFQPSWFVSHKDWLEYSPTTDALYCFPCYLFSKKPIGRPGSDVFISTGFNNWKKVKDGMNCPLIRHEGKEPNSPHKSAVKCCEDLQNYSRHIDKLIEKQTSKELENNQLRLKTSIECARWLAFQACAFRGHDESLDSKNRGNFIELIKLTSTFNDKVASVVLENAPGNAKYTSPTIQKEILHILANNVRNAIREEIGDAKFCILVDEARDESKREQMAIILRFVDKEGFIKERFFYVVHVRDTTALTLKNEICAVLSRYNLHIENIRGQGYDGANCPYAYYVHCMAHRLQLALVTASREVKDVHQFFDHLVNIINIVVGSSKRSDELQHAQAEQVENMIASNEIETGRSANQIGTLQRAGDTRWGSHFQSICSLIKMFDATCKVINTISEEGANYKQRGDAEGAYQVLTSFEFILILHLMKEIMGITNVLCQALQQQSQDLLNAMHLVSTTKSLIQKLRDDGWEPLLASVISFCEQHEIDIPDMNARYTRGRGRYRRQDDDLTMKHHFRIGIFTVAIDFQLQELKSRFCELTMELVILSSALNPKDAFRLFKIVDICNLVKKYYPQDFTEHEQELLESQLRHYELDVIKHPDFQNMSTISELCRGLKISGKSQIYFLIDRLIRLVLTLPVSTATTERAFSAMKLLKTRLRNRMEDEFLADNMIIYIEKEIAGNFTIEMIMDEFYSMKNRRQA, encoded by the exons atgagcaaacgaaaaacaattgatgcattctttaagaaaaaagatgttagcaattcagaaattaggacacctgtggctgtagaaacaaatgttaatACTTCGATGCCTGATGAACACACCTCCAAATGTCCAAAACTTCAATctgaagagatagatcgtgatccaggaacacgtaaacaaatatgtgaatttcctatcaacaaacaagatgaaattcGACGAGCTTATCTCATAGAAGGTCCATACCAACCTGAAAATATAGTCTTTCCATACAATGATGATACTCATCGTCGTCGATTTCAACCTTCATGGTTTGTTTCACATAAGGATTGGTTGGAATACTCACCTACAACGGATGCATTATATTGTTTTCCTTGCTACCTTTTTAGTAAGAAACCAATAGGTCGTCCCGGATCAGATGTGTTCATTTCAACAGGttttaataattggaaaaaggtGAAAGATGGAATGAATTGTCCTTTAATTCGTCATGAAGGGAAAGAACCAAACTCTCCTCATAAAAGTGCTGTGAAATGTTGCGAGGATTTACAGAATTATTCACGACATATTGACAAGCTAATTGAGAAACAAACGTCAAAAGAATTAGAGAATAATCAGTTGCGGCTCAAAACCTCAATAGAGTGTGCTCGATGGCTAGCATTCCAAGCTTGTGCTTTTAGAGGTCATGATGAAAGCCTTGATTCAAAAAATAGAggcaattttattgaattgataaaattgACATCAACTTTTAATGACAAAGTAGCTAGTGTTGTCTTGGAAAATGCTCCTGGAAATGCCAAATATACATCACCCACAATTCAAAAGGAGATTTTGCATATTCTTGCTAATAATGTGCGAAATGCTATTCGTGAAGAAATTGGAGATGCAAAATTCTGCATTCTTGTTGATGAAGCTCGGGATGAGTCGAAGAGAGAGCAAATGGCCATCATTTTGAGATTTGTTGATAAAGAAGGTTTTATTAAAGAGCGTTTTTTTTATGTTGTGCATGTTAGAGACACTACTGCATTGACTTTAAAGAATGAGATATGTGCTGTCCTTTCTCGTTATAACCTCCACATTGAAAATATTCGAGGTCAAGGATATGATGGGGCTA attGTCCATATGCTTATTATGTACATTGTATGGCTCATAGGTTGCAATTAGCTCTAGTTACAGCATCTAGAGAAGTAAAAGATGTTCATCAATTCTTTGATCATTTGGTCAATATTATCAATATTGTTGTTGGTTCTAGTAAGCGTAGTGATGAATTGCAACATGCTCAAGCAGAACAAGTTGAGAATATGATTGCTTCTAATGAAATTGAGACTGGAAGAAGTGCAAATCAGATTGGTACTTTGCAACGAGCTGGAGATACTAGGTGGGGATCtcattttcaatctatttgtAGTTTGATTAAAATGTTTGATGCTACTTGCAAAGTTATCAACACTATTTCTGAGGAAGGAGCTAATTATAAACAACGCGGTGATGCCGAGGGAGCTTATCAGGTATTAacatcatttgaatttattttaatcttgcatTTGATGAAAGAGATAATGGGAATTACTAATGTTctttgtcaagctttgcaaCAACAATCTCAAGACCTTTTAAATGCCATGCATTTAGTTTCAACTACAAAATCACTTATTCAAAAGTTGAGAGATGATGGATGGGAGCCTTTACTTGCTAGTGTTATATCATTTTGTGAGCAACATGAAATTGATATTCCTGATATGAATGCTCGTTACACTAGAGGTCGAGGTAGATATCGTCGTCAAGATGACGATTTAACAATGAAACATCATTTTAGAATTGGCATATTTACAGTTGCAATAGACTTTCAATTGCAAGAATTGAAAAGTAGATTTTGTGAGCTAACAATGGAACTTGTCATTCTTAGTTCAGCTTTAAATCCCAAGGATGCTTTTAGATTATTCAAGATTGTTGATATATGCAATTTGGTTAAGAAATATTATCCTCAAGATTTCACTGAACATGAACAAGAACTTTTGGAGTCTCAATTGCGACATTATGAGCTTGATGTGATAAAACATCCAGATTTTCAGAATATGAGTACAATTTCCGAGCTATGTAGGGGATTAAAAATTTCAGGAAAgtctcaaatatattttttgattgatagaCTTATTCGTCTTGTGTTGACCCTTCCAGTTTCTACAGCAACTACAGAACGAGCTTTCTCAGCTATGAAGTTGTTAAAAACAAGACTTCGCAATAGAATGGAGGATGAGTTTTTGGCAGATAATATGATAATTTATATAGAGAAGGAAATTGCAGGGAATTTCACtatagagatgataatggatgaattttattccatgaaaaatcGTCGTCAGGCATGA
- the LOC126702573 gene encoding uncharacterized protein LOC126702573 — MASASKHQNPYSSSKPPKPPNPNTHTDTANSPIITLTPSQEHLFLTRATHLTRQELLRRRSHYLKQLCKCYRVHFWALMDQLRFQFRQYCWDYGLSPFLNEQHTAEFDGERDTQFANLEGNEVYSSNNQRCAFLGCKLKSMPLTSFCHLHILSDSKQKLYKPCHYVIKSAQAGPITCGKPIMRSTVPSLCSIHFQKTQKNVTRALKKAGLNVSTSSKLASNFHVIVAEYVRQIQAKRRTAKRANRSKVVVKEEIAG, encoded by the exons ATGGCTTCCGCTTCCAAGCACCAAAACCCATATTCTTCTTCAAAACCTCCCAAACCCCCAAACCCCAACACCCACACTGACACcgcaaattctcctatcatcaCTCTCACTCCTTCCCAAGAACACCTCTTCCTCACACGCGCCACCCACCTGACACGCCAAGAACTCCTCCGCCGCCGCTCCCACTACCTCAAACAGCTCTGCAAATGCTACAGAGTCCACTTTTGGGCTCTCATGGACCAACTCAGATTCCAATTCAGACAATACTGCTGGGACTATGGTCTCAGCCCCTTCTTAAACGAACAACACACGGCTGAATTTGACGGAGAGAGAGACACCCAATTTGCCAATCTTGAAGGCAATGAAGTATACAGCAGCAACAACCAGAGGTGTGCGTTTCTGGGGTGTAAGTTGAAGTCCATGCCTTTGACCAGCTTTTGCCATCTCCATATTCTCTCTGATTCCAAACAGAAGCTTTACAAGCCTTGCCATTATGTTATCAAGAG TGCTCAGGCGGGACCAATAACATGTGGGAAGCCCATAATGAGATCCACTGTACCTTCTCTCTGTAGCATCCACTTCCAAAAGACTCAGAAGAATGTCACAAGAGCCTTGAAGAAGGCTGGACTTAATGTTTCCACATCAAGTAAGCTTGCTTCCAATTTCCATGTCATTGTGGCAGAATATGTACGCCAAATTCAGGCCAAACGGAGGACTGCAAAAAGGGCAAATAGAAGTAAGGTAGTGGTTAAGGAAGAAATTGCTGGCTGA